One Aciduliprofundum boonei T469 genomic region harbors:
- a CDS encoding NAD(P)-dependent glycerol-1-phosphate dehydrogenase, with protein MTFEKSKWTQLPREIYAGHGVLGQVGPMCRRFGFGSNALLVTGQKSYEVAGKRVKEILEDSGFNVDVILTSAATMENLDRIKDEAKGMSFLVGVGGGSKIDLAKKASYDLGIPFISVPTIATHDGIASPRATIKNGGGSISMDAQEPMGIVADTEILIQAPYRYLAAGAADVIGNVTAIKDWELAHKLINEPFSSTAYGMAKYSAEFILENADAIKPNLEESAWIVVKSIMGSGMAMSIAHSSRPASGSEHLFAHALEKIAPGKALHGEMVGVGTIMMMYLYGGDWKKIRDALRMIGAPTTARELGVEDEEIIMALTQAHKMRKRYTILGMRGLTEEAARNLARITGVIGR; from the coding sequence ATGACATTTGAGAAATCCAAATGGACACAGTTACCTCGTGAGATTTATGCTGGGCATGGAGTTCTGGGGCAGGTTGGCCCAATGTGTAGAAGGTTTGGATTTGGCTCAAATGCGCTCTTAGTGACAGGGCAAAAAAGTTATGAGGTTGCGGGTAAGAGAGTTAAAGAAATTTTGGAAGATTCTGGATTTAATGTGGATGTGATTTTAACCTCTGCCGCCACTATGGAAAATCTGGATAGAATTAAGGATGAGGCAAAGGGTATGAGCTTTTTGGTGGGTGTTGGAGGAGGAAGCAAGATAGATTTGGCGAAGAAAGCCTCCTACGATTTGGGTATACCCTTCATAAGCGTACCCACAATAGCCACCCATGATGGAATAGCCAGTCCTAGAGCTACAATAAAGAACGGCGGGGGAAGCATCTCGATGGATGCTCAGGAGCCGATGGGAATTGTAGCCGATACTGAAATTCTTATCCAAGCACCATACAGGTACTTGGCTGCAGGGGCGGCGGATGTTATAGGAAATGTTACAGCCATAAAGGATTGGGAACTTGCGCACAAGCTGATAAATGAGCCTTTTAGCTCCACGGCCTATGGCATGGCCAAGTATTCTGCAGAGTTCATACTTGAAAATGCAGATGCCATAAAGCCAAATCTTGAGGAGAGTGCTTGGATTGTGGTAAAATCCATTATGGGTTCAGGTATGGCTATGAGCATTGCCCATTCTTCGCGCCCAGCAAGTGGGAGCGAGCATCTATTTGCACATGCCCTTGAGAAGATAGCTCCGGGAAAGGCGTTGCATGGAGAGATGGTTGGTGTGGGCACCATAATGATGATGTACTTGTATGGTGGGGATTGGAAGAAGATAAGGGATGCTTTGAGGATGATAGGCGCTCCCACAACCGCCAGGGAGCTGGGGGTGGAGGACGAAGAGATCATAATGGCATTGACTCAAGCTCATAAAATGAGAAAGAGGTACACAATATTGGGGATGAGGGGTTTGACGGAAGAAGCCGCCAGAAATTTGGCACGAATAACTGGAGTAATAGGGAGGTGA
- a CDS encoding UPF0179 family protein codes for MITLIGKELAKEGLEFQYLGPLLECRNCKLKNVCFNLDEGKWYRIIGVRDKEHDCKVHDGGKVVTVEVEELPVPLAVGAKGVVEGETLTFKPINCKEYGCDYYELCHPLGLREGTKIKIEKIVEDIKCPKNKSLKKVLVTW; via the coding sequence ATGATTACTCTAATAGGTAAAGAGCTTGCGAAGGAAGGGTTGGAGTTTCAGTATTTGGGACCTCTTTTAGAATGCAGGAACTGCAAGTTGAAGAATGTGTGCTTCAACCTCGACGAGGGAAAGTGGTACAGGATAATAGGAGTAAGGGATAAAGAGCATGATTGCAAGGTGCACGATGGAGGCAAAGTTGTAACTGTTGAGGTTGAAGAGCTGCCCGTACCTCTCGCTGTTGGCGCCAAGGGTGTAGTTGAAGGAGAGACGCTTACATTCAAGCCCATAAATTGCAAGGAATACGGTTGTGACTACTACGAGCTCTGCCATCCTCTGGGCTTGAGAGAGGGAACGAAGATAAAGATTGAGAAGATTGTGGAAGACATTAAGTGTCCAAAGAACAAGAGCCTAAAGAAGGTTCTGGTCACATGGTAG
- a CDS encoding redox-regulated ATPase YchF — protein MVELGIVGKPNVGKSTFFAAATLQTVEIGNYPFTTIEANRAIGYVRKPCPHLDLGKQCNPKKSLCIEGTRYIPVELIDVAGLVPEAHAGRGLGNKFLDDLRHADALIHIIDVSGSTDAEGNPVPKGSRDPCKDVDFLDKEIAYWIADIIGRGWTRIARRLEAEKVKIEVAIAERLSGLNINDKQVHAALSHLNLDEKPSRWKEEDILALSFEIRRIAKPMVIAANKADITDEEYLNKFLQRCREKGYDVIPISADYELALRRAAKAGFVDYKPGDEDFKILKEDELSAAQLKALEKIREFMHKFGGTGVQRVIEHTVFNVLQMIAVYPVEDEHKWTDKDGNVLPDVYLFPLGSTALDLAYKVHTDLGENFIRAVDGRSKKILGHDYELKDGDVIKIIARR, from the coding sequence ATGGTAGAGCTTGGTATTGTAGGCAAGCCCAATGTGGGTAAGTCCACATTCTTCGCAGCAGCTACTTTGCAAACTGTGGAAATTGGAAACTATCCTTTTACTACAATCGAAGCCAATAGGGCCATTGGCTATGTGCGCAAGCCCTGTCCTCATTTGGATTTGGGGAAGCAATGTAATCCCAAAAAATCGCTGTGTATAGAGGGCACTAGATACATACCTGTAGAGCTCATAGATGTGGCTGGATTGGTGCCAGAGGCGCATGCTGGTCGTGGCTTAGGCAATAAGTTTCTGGATGATTTGCGCCATGCGGATGCTTTGATACACATTATTGATGTCTCTGGCTCAACAGATGCTGAAGGCAATCCAGTACCCAAGGGAAGCCGAGATCCCTGCAAGGATGTGGATTTTTTAGATAAGGAAATTGCCTACTGGATTGCAGATATAATTGGCAGGGGCTGGACTCGTATTGCGAGAAGATTGGAAGCGGAGAAGGTAAAGATTGAAGTGGCCATTGCTGAAAGGTTATCGGGATTGAATATAAATGATAAGCAGGTACACGCTGCTCTATCTCATTTGAATTTGGACGAGAAGCCAAGCAGGTGGAAAGAGGAGGATATTTTAGCGCTCTCTTTTGAAATAAGGCGCATTGCCAAGCCTATGGTGATTGCTGCCAATAAAGCGGACATAACCGATGAGGAGTATTTAAATAAATTTTTGCAAAGGTGCAGAGAGAAGGGCTATGATGTCATACCCATATCGGCAGATTACGAGCTTGCACTGCGCAGGGCTGCAAAGGCAGGATTTGTGGATTACAAGCCAGGAGACGAGGATTTTAAAATTTTGAAAGAGGATGAATTGAGTGCTGCGCAGCTTAAAGCTTTGGAGAAGATTAGAGAGTTTATGCACAAATTTGGAGGTACGGGAGTGCAGAGGGTCATAGAGCATACAGTGTTTAATGTGTTGCAAATGATTGCAGTGTATCCCGTTGAGGATGAGCACAAATGGACTGATAAGGATGGAAATGTTCTTCCCGATGTGTATCTATTTCCTCTCGGCTCCACTGCTCTGGACCTCGCTTACAAGGTGCATACCGATTTGGGTGAGAATTTCATAAGGGCTGTGGATGGACGCAGCAAGAAAATTCTCGGACACGACTACGAGCTCAAGGATGGCGATGTGATAAAGATAATTGCAAGGAGATGA
- a CDS encoding type IV pilin, with translation MRREEGVSPVIAEILMIAITVVLVTSLYLFVVGGYLSTPYNVDQLHGYLTFQSTKSNKTTLYFSISLSSPQSTYMENVKITIDKSGKLLHLNYLNNFIWSNKTSNGKWHYEAKLIDNDDDGKFSNGDTLIVYVVDDNPSDNITPPPFQSGDKVLFSINGYNGVSSGGVINF, from the coding sequence ATGAGAAGAGAAGAAGGTGTTAGCCCGGTAATCGCTGAAATTCTTATGATTGCTATTACAGTAGTTTTAGTTACTTCTCTTTATCTATTTGTAGTGGGTGGATACTTATCTACACCATATAATGTAGACCAGCTTCATGGTTATCTAACATTCCAATCTACCAAATCCAACAAAACCACATTATATTTCTCTATCTCACTTAGTTCTCCACAAAGCACATACATGGAAAATGTGAAAATAACTATAGATAAAAGTGGTAAATTATTGCATTTAAATTATTTAAATAACTTCATTTGGAGCAATAAAACTTCAAATGGCAAATGGCACTATGAGGCAAAGTTAATAGATAACGATGATGATGGCAAATTTAGTAATGGAGATACACTGATAGTTTATGTTGTGGATGATAATCCTTCAGATAATATCACACCTCCGCCGTTCCAGAGTGGAGATAAAGTTTTATTCTCAATAAATGGTTACAATGGTGTATCTTCTGGGGGAGTTATAAACTTCTAA
- a CDS encoding archaellin/type IV pilin N-terminal domain-containing protein, with protein MKRIYKKEEGVSPVIATILMVAITVVLAATVWLLVSGYMGGSTQPNLTASLTYDVQTSNPTAGYVNISVAMSSPSSADFTKVIIGINGTYPTGKYLSADGTGTITINSVTYNVKVIDYDGNGKLSTGDVIYIYGHNLNGATISLAISGYSGSQQITIP; from the coding sequence ATGAAGAGGATATATAAGAAGGAAGAGGGCGTAAGCCCGGTTATAGCTACCATTTTGATGGTCGCTATAACAGTAGTGCTTGCAGCGACAGTTTGGCTACTCGTATCTGGCTACATGGGAGGCAGTACACAGCCTAATCTCACTGCCTCATTGACTTACGATGTACAAACATCAAATCCAACTGCTGGATATGTAAACATATCTGTGGCAATGAGTTCACCCAGTAGTGCTGACTTTACAAAGGTTATTATAGGGATAAATGGCACTTATCCTACTGGGAAGTATCTGTCTGCAGATGGTACAGGCACAATCACAATAAATTCAGTTACCTATAATGTTAAAGTAATAGACTATGATGGAAATGGCAAGCTTTCTACAGGAGATGTCATATACATATATGGCCACAACCTAAATGGAGCTACAATATCACTTGCCATTTCTGGATACTCTGGTAGCCAGCAGATAACCATACCTTAA
- a CDS encoding NAD-binding protein has translation MYIIVIGGGRIGEYLVSMLVEEGHNIALIEKDDERARHMAENYDILVIKGDGSEASYLEDAGITKADVLVACTGNDQVNFVACQLAKHTYNVGKVIARTTNPGNKVLYESLGVDVVISTTEVAAKAMYAGIKGFASVLTFAGDVELLHVRVDKLSPIIDRKISDIHMPWGSIIATILRKGQIIVPRGDEVIREGDELAIVTKKGVEKKVREIVLG, from the coding sequence ATGTATATTATTGTCATTGGCGGTGGAAGAATAGGTGAGTACTTGGTCAGTATGCTTGTTGAGGAGGGTCACAATATAGCGCTAATAGAGAAGGATGATGAGAGGGCCAGGCATATGGCCGAGAATTATGATATTTTGGTTATAAAGGGAGATGGCAGCGAGGCCTCTTACCTTGAGGATGCTGGAATAACCAAGGCGGATGTGCTTGTTGCCTGCACTGGCAATGATCAGGTGAATTTTGTGGCCTGCCAGCTTGCAAAGCACACTTACAATGTGGGAAAGGTCATAGCAAGAACCACGAATCCCGGAAATAAGGTTCTGTACGAGAGTTTGGGTGTGGATGTGGTTATAAGCACAACGGAAGTGGCTGCCAAGGCCATGTACGCTGGAATAAAGGGCTTTGCCTCGGTGCTAACTTTTGCGGGAGATGTGGAGCTCTTGCATGTGCGTGTTGATAAGCTCTCTCCCATAATTGATAGAAAGATAAGCGATATACACATGCCTTGGGGAAGCATAATAGCCACGATTTTGCGCAAGGGCCAGATAATCGTGCCCAGAGGAGACGAAGTCATAAGGGAGGGAGACGAGCTTGCGATAGTCACCAAGAAAGGTGTGGAAAAGAAGGTGAGGGAAATAGTGTTGGGGTAG
- a CDS encoding TrkH family potassium uptake protein, whose product MNKILYFSLKLLTYISIFMLIDAVYALIVDRSVVITLAFLFPASWILFLWVPFMKEPVPQNLSLRESFKVAAIGWLLMSFFGAIPFILSGYLNPLDAWFESMSGFTATGLTMFTDVESLPKSILLWRSLTEWIGGVGVIALFLSVMYRTSRVVQSLYFAEGRSDKTEPTIVGTVRKIWGIYLFYTLLFALIFYLLKVPLFDAINISMTALATGGFAVTNNSIAAYSPYVAIAMIFAMAIGGISFVSHINLFKGRVREFFSIELKAMVIIIVLFSTIMLLHLAWLGESWNEAALQTFFHVTSALTGTGFSISDLANLTSFDKTFLILSMIFGGAYGSTSSALKLIRVVVLVYGIVWYVKVRLYPKSAIIPFKIGKKVFESTEVRDVSIYTTTYLFMLLLGAMIFMAYGNSLVNSLFEVASAEGNVGLTVGITSPFMPWVEKLTLILEMWFGRLEIFPILILLADIVKK is encoded by the coding sequence ATGAACAAGATACTCTATTTCTCACTGAAACTTCTTACATACATATCCATCTTTATGCTCATTGATGCAGTTTATGCTCTTATTGTGGATAGAAGTGTGGTCATAACCTTAGCATTTCTATTTCCTGCAAGTTGGATTCTCTTTCTCTGGGTTCCTTTTATGAAAGAGCCAGTGCCTCAAAATCTCTCGCTCAGGGAATCTTTCAAGGTTGCTGCAATCGGATGGCTTTTGATGTCCTTCTTTGGAGCCATACCTTTCATTCTTTCTGGTTATTTGAATCCTCTTGATGCTTGGTTTGAGAGCATGTCAGGTTTCACAGCCACAGGATTAACGATGTTCACAGATGTAGAGAGCCTGCCAAAGAGCATACTTCTCTGGCGCTCACTTACAGAATGGATTGGTGGTGTGGGTGTCATAGCTCTATTCTTGTCAGTCATGTACCGCACAAGCAGAGTTGTGCAAAGTTTGTACTTTGCAGAGGGCAGAAGCGATAAAACGGAGCCAACAATAGTTGGAACTGTGAGAAAGATATGGGGAATATACCTTTTTTACACCCTCCTTTTTGCACTAATATTTTATCTTTTAAAGGTGCCGTTATTTGATGCCATAAACATATCAATGACTGCCCTAGCTACTGGTGGTTTTGCTGTAACTAATAACAGTATAGCTGCATATTCCCCGTATGTGGCAATAGCTATGATTTTTGCGATGGCTATTGGTGGAATATCTTTTGTCTCGCACATAAATCTGTTTAAAGGCAGGGTTAGAGAATTTTTCTCCATAGAACTCAAGGCCATGGTGATAATAATCGTTTTATTTTCCACTATAATGCTCTTACATCTTGCTTGGCTTGGAGAGAGCTGGAATGAGGCTGCATTGCAAACATTCTTTCATGTCACATCTGCCCTTACAGGTACTGGATTCAGCATATCTGACCTTGCAAATTTGACCTCTTTTGATAAGACCTTTCTGATTTTGAGTATGATCTTTGGAGGTGCATACGGTTCAACATCATCTGCCTTGAAACTCATAAGAGTTGTTGTGTTGGTTTACGGAATAGTGTGGTATGTAAAGGTTCGGCTCTATCCTAAAAGTGCAATAATACCCTTCAAAATAGGAAAGAAGGTTTTTGAATCTACCGAGGTCAGAGATGTGTCTATTTACACCACGACTTATTTGTTTATGCTTTTGTTGGGTGCGATGATATTTATGGCTTATGGGAACAGCCTTGTTAATTCTTTGTTTGAAGTTGCAAGTGCTGAAGGTAATGTTGGTCTAACTGTGGGCATTACCTCTCCATTTATGCCTTGGGTTGAGAAACTTACACTCATTTTAGAAATGTGGTTTGGTAGGTTAGAAATATTTCCAATTCTAATCCTTCTTGCAGATATAGTAAAGAAATGA
- a CDS encoding PEF-CTERM sorting domain-containing protein: MGECMEGRYLIFGVVIAMLLLSVGAVSVRASSTNFSPQEIWTYKPKMDTTYDATMHTPRCSMETSLHYDVNGDGVTDVLVEIYNYTAGTYTLILLSGADGSVLYQNKFTDVEYKSAPVGPSVYSVTYIDNNGNLQASYQFVIFGNHSDNNRISIYKLGNDLSNESYKGIEIPTSIKTPYGSIPISMHYLEIWIQNYNYSAKEGLLIMGYYSGSYYGYNVVELNATMLDYDLNIAWQRKELSPSTSGTMPLGMEITQLNGLGFDQENTEFEGADIIFVNETTGNTNIEAMEATDGSILWNITLPGLMPISSPFDFFGTINFIDYNNDSKVDLQITNFNYKSNQTYMYFVDADGNLIARYNSSKIVPIQNAMPSYTFNPSKPGAVEHNTIDLNGDGYRDFAFLVNYSLLVAFDIKDNKTLYTKDLSGGTSTYYSLLLSKQDINGDGIDDLFLYGGNMSPGQYWYQINYTALDGATGNIIWSAIYEHVINVAMGPIYPVYFSDLNGDGYGDDIIIQGYTADSSGVYANVTVISMKDGSKILSFKVNSSVSNTNFNSWSTLAVMMGDVNGDGINDIEITMYYSTALSNGEPSVDTFIRIYSGSDGTLLWRGDVIGQHTHTNIARMSWRAESGWGRVATNNNDILITTEDSVSDYQVNGVVPEFNAILLPVLAITIAAVIFFHRK; this comes from the coding sequence ATGGGTGAATGTATGGAGGGGAGGTATTTAATATTTGGAGTTGTAATAGCTATGCTTTTACTATCGGTAGGTGCAGTCTCTGTAAGAGCATCTAGCACGAATTTCTCACCGCAGGAGATTTGGACATATAAACCAAAGATGGATACAACATACGATGCTACCATGCATACACCGAGATGCAGCATGGAGACCTCACTGCATTATGATGTAAACGGTGATGGTGTTACAGATGTGCTTGTTGAAATATACAACTACACAGCTGGCACATACACCTTAATCCTTCTCAGTGGAGCAGATGGAAGCGTTCTTTATCAGAATAAATTCACAGATGTTGAATATAAATCCGCGCCTGTAGGGCCCTCTGTTTATTCTGTGACATACATAGATAACAATGGAAACTTGCAAGCATCATATCAATTTGTGATTTTTGGAAATCACAGTGATAATAACAGAATTTCCATCTACAAGCTTGGCAATGATTTGAGCAATGAATCTTACAAAGGTATAGAAATACCCACAAGCATAAAAACACCCTATGGCTCTATACCAATAAGTATGCACTATTTAGAAATATGGATTCAAAATTACAACTATTCTGCCAAAGAGGGTTTATTGATTATGGGATACTACAGTGGATCTTATTACGGTTATAATGTTGTTGAACTCAACGCAACCATGCTGGATTATGACCTGAATATAGCATGGCAGAGAAAAGAGTTATCACCTTCAACAAGTGGAACTATGCCCCTGGGAATGGAAATAACTCAATTAAACGGATTGGGATTCGATCAAGAGAACACTGAGTTTGAAGGTGCAGATATTATCTTTGTAAATGAGACCACAGGGAATACAAATATTGAGGCGATGGAAGCAACCGATGGAAGTATCCTATGGAATATAACCTTGCCCGGATTGATGCCCATATCCTCACCCTTTGATTTCTTCGGAACCATAAATTTCATAGATTACAACAACGATAGCAAGGTTGACCTGCAAATCACAAACTTTAATTATAAATCCAATCAGACCTACATGTACTTTGTAGATGCTGATGGGAATCTCATAGCAAGATACAATTCGAGCAAAATAGTTCCAATTCAAAATGCCATGCCCTCATACACTTTTAATCCCTCAAAACCGGGGGCAGTGGAGCATAATACGATAGATTTGAATGGAGATGGGTACAGAGATTTTGCATTTCTTGTAAATTACTCTCTCCTTGTAGCATTTGACATAAAGGATAATAAAACCCTGTATACAAAAGATTTGAGTGGAGGAACCAGCACTTATTATAGTTTGCTTCTATCAAAACAGGATATAAACGGGGATGGCATAGATGACCTGTTTTTATACGGGGGAAATATGAGCCCTGGCCAGTACTGGTACCAGATCAACTACACTGCATTGGATGGTGCAACCGGAAATATTATTTGGAGTGCTATTTATGAACATGTGATAAATGTAGCAATGGGACCGATATATCCGGTGTATTTCTCAGATTTAAATGGAGATGGGTACGGGGATGATATAATTATCCAGGGTTATACTGCTGACTCTTCTGGAGTTTATGCAAATGTAACGGTTATATCTATGAAAGATGGCTCCAAGATCTTATCTTTCAAAGTGAATAGTTCGGTTTCAAACACCAATTTCAATTCATGGAGTACCCTGGCAGTAATGATGGGCGATGTAAACGGAGATGGAATAAATGATATTGAAATCACGATGTATTATTCCACCGCATTATCCAATGGCGAGCCTTCTGTGGATACTTTCATCCGCATTTACAGTGGCTCTGACGGCACATTGCTCTGGCGTGGGGATGTAATCGGACAGCATACTCATACAAATATAGCTAGAATGTCCTGGAGAGCAGAATCTGGATGGGGTCGTGTAGCTACAAATAACAACGATATTCTAATCACCACAGAAGATTCTGTGAGTGACTACCAAGTTAACGGGGTCGTTCCAGAATTCAATGCAATACTCTTGCCTGTACTAGCTATAACAATTGCAGCGGTTATATTTTTCCACCGCAAATGA
- a CDS encoding transcriptional regulator, protein MSEEWKTRRERIAEIIEDNALSPSEIAKIMEISVRDVLEDLKHIANSQKYGKLVVMPARCKKCGYQFRAGIKFPKKCPKCHSTWIEEPKFKILKY, encoded by the coding sequence TTGAGTGAAGAGTGGAAAACAAGAAGGGAGAGAATTGCAGAAATCATTGAGGATAATGCTCTCAGTCCATCCGAGATTGCAAAAATTATGGAAATATCTGTTAGGGATGTCTTAGAAGACTTAAAGCACATAGCAAATTCTCAAAAATATGGAAAATTGGTAGTTATGCCTGCAAGATGTAAAAAATGTGGATATCAATTCAGAGCAGGGATTAAATTTCCAAAGAAATGCCCCAAGTGCCACAGCACTTGGATAGAAGAACCAAAATTCAAAATATTAAAATACTAA
- a CDS encoding epoxyqueuosine reductase QueH — protein sequence MRMLLHACCAPCLMAPYKHLSEKYDITIFWYNPNIQPYREYLRRLKAFKEYTKKIGAKVIYDYSYPLEDWLYKTSILSKKSNVLRCKYCYADRLYRTAQKAKEMNFDLFSTTLLLAPYQKHELIKEIGEKIGKSTGIDFYYEDMRKWFDEGERMAREAGIYRQGYCGCIYSEADRYWREKIE from the coding sequence ATGCGTATGCTTCTTCACGCTTGCTGTGCTCCTTGCCTCATGGCTCCTTACAAGCACTTGAGTGAGAAGTACGATATAACAATTTTTTGGTACAATCCGAACATACAACCTTATAGAGAATACCTCAGAAGGTTAAAGGCATTCAAAGAATACACAAAAAAAATTGGGGCAAAGGTGATTTATGACTACTCTTATCCCCTGGAAGATTGGCTATACAAGACGAGTATTTTGAGCAAGAAGAGCAATGTTCTTCGTTGCAAGTACTGCTATGCAGATAGATTGTACAGAACAGCCCAAAAGGCAAAAGAGATGAATTTTGATCTCTTCTCCACCACCCTCCTCCTTGCTCCCTATCAAAAGCATGAACTCATAAAAGAAATTGGAGAAAAGATAGGAAAAAGCACTGGGATAGATTTCTACTACGAGGATATGCGCAAATGGTTTGATGAAGGGGAAAGGATGGCAAGGGAAGCGGGAATTTATCGCCAAGGATACTGCGGTTGTATTTACAGCGAAGCAGATAGGTACTGGAGGGAGAAAATTGAGTGA